In Ostrea edulis chromosome 4, xbOstEdul1.1, whole genome shotgun sequence, a single window of DNA contains:
- the LOC125668648 gene encoding syntaxin-1A-like translates to MTIRDRLPEFEAKRDQYERESMRGKKDKKSKKEEEDLSLPGFLDKVKGMEGKLALLKADVSELKKLQNTLYCAPKVSEADIQKMENLADQILSSSITIRKEIELLSSAGSDPKSQKKGLILSNAEQRVQNLQVDRLSHELRTTMNDFRSSQASYLERTRARLNKQRQIIGDPQYDVNTNSVNLDLNFQNANAFVDPYFLESQKAISELQDIQERERELSDLESQIHEVNMLFKEMHGLVQDQGKTIDSIEKHVEDAANDVQSGNKQLDEAKKHQCAARKKKIICFSILIIVIIIVGIIIAVTLSNNE, encoded by the coding sequence ATGACCATTCGGGACCGGTTACCGGAGTTTGAAGCCAAGCGTGATCAGTATGAGAGAGAAAGCATGCGGGGAAAGAAAGACAAGAAGTCCAAAAAGGAAGAGGAGGACCTTTCCTTACCAGGGTTCCTGGATAAAGTGAAGGGGATGGAGGGTAAACTGGCCCTGCTCAAAGCAGACGTCAGCGAACTAAAAAAACTGCAGAACACTTTGTACTGTGCTCCAAAAGTGTCAGAGGCAGACATTCAGAAGATGGAAAATTTAGCCGACCAAATTCTCTCCAGTTCCATCACCATTAGGAAAGAAATTGAACTTTTGTCGTCTGCTGGCTCAGACCCAAAGTCACAGAAAAAAGGACTAATTCTGTCTAACGCTGAGCAGCGTGTACAGAACCTGCAGGTGGACAGGCTTTCTCATGAGCTGAGAACTACCATGAATGATTTCAGAAGTAGCCAGGCTAGCTATCTAGAGAGAACTAGGGCTAGACTTAACAAACAGAGGCAAATAATAGGTGATCCACAATATGATGTGAACACAAACTCAGTAAACTTGGACTTGAATTTTCAGAATGCCAATGCCTTTGTAGATCCCTATTTCCTGGAATCTCAGAAAGCAATTTCAGAATTGCAGGACATCCAGGAGAGGGAACGTGAACTTAGTGACCTTGAGAGTCAGATCCATGAGGTCAATATGTTGTTTAAGGAAATGCATGGACTTGTACAAGATCAGGGCAAAACGATAGACAGCATAGAGAAACACGTGGAAGACGCGGCCAATGATGTCCAGAGTGGGAATAAGCAGCTGGACGAGGCCAAGAAGCACCAGTGTGCTGCtaggaagaaaaaaatcatctgTTTTTCCATCTTAATAATTGTCATCATCATCGTTGGTATAATCATTGCTGTGACTCTATCTAATAACGAATGA
- the LOC125672007 gene encoding uncharacterized protein LOC125672007, with protein sequence MEVPMMYQARHQTSPPSADSRFDTNRKRTAVDMMARDKLFQWTECRVWINSTIVTDIMETTNPADKSPFSTPVSERNAVTTFLRDPKKEKTGELLKQKYCESMVGLQGSAYFVFGLPRVKRIVKDVDEDLGKGSDQSESLDRLRETRNDRLQESTYLRESRNDQLGETRTEKLGNTKNDRVIEPQNNRIGESRNNGLRETLDDRRYLRESSRPDRENNPPDSFRSSNRRQDDYKPNPLGQSGAYDLSSSFREDLRESRKPRDPEESNLYSSRVVPDRQEPADDRGMYASRILPNRSPGELRKSRYNDPPSNRSPEELRKSRYNDPPSNRSPGELRKSRYNDPPSYAFGGIPDQQPSPREQYNDIQSWLPYGQSPKPSRSREDYPLPNPPPHREASGRYTGVIRR encoded by the exons ATGGAAGTACCGATGATGTATCAAGCACGTCATCAG ACTTCACCGCCATCCGCCGACTCGCGTTTTGATACCAACAGAAAACGAACGGCTGTAGACATGATGGCGCGTGACAAACTTTTCCAGTGGACAGAGTGTCGAGTTTGGATCAACTCCACCATCGTTACAGACATCATGGAAACGACAAATCCCGCAGACAAGTCCCCATTCTCCACCCCCGTGTCAGAACGAAACGCAGTCACCACGTTTCTGAGGGATCCCAAGAAAGAGAAAACTGGAGAGTTGCTTAAGCAGAAGTACTGCGAAAGTATGGTGGGACTTCAGGGGAGCGCCTATTTCGTTTTTGGTCTACCGAGAGTTAAAAGAATTGTTAAAGATGTCGATGAAGATCTGGGGAAGGGGTCTGACCAAAGCGAGAGTCTGGACAGACTGCGCGAGACGAGAAATGATCGACTGCAGGAGAGCACGTATCTGCGAGAGTCCCGAAATGACCAACTAGGAGAAACTCGGACTGAAAAACTGGGGAATACGAAAAACGACCGTGTGATAGAACCCCAAAACAATCGGATCGGCGAGTCCAGAAATAACGGACTCAGAGAGACTTTAGACGACAGACGGTATCTGAGAGAGAGCAGCAGACCGGATCGTGAGAATAACCCCCCGGACAGCTTCCGGTCCTCGAACAGAAGACAGGACGACTACAAACCAAATCCGCTGGGACAGAGCGGGGCATACGACCTCAGTAGCAGCTTCAGAGAGGATCTCCGCGAGAGCAGGAAGCCTAGAGATCCAGAGGAATCCAATCTATATTCCTCAAGGGTGGTTCCTGACCGGCAAGAACCAGCAGACGACAGGGGGATGTACGCTTCCCGAATATTACCAAACCGGAGCCCGGGGGAACTCCGAAAATCCCGCTACAACGATCCTCCATCTAACCGGAGCCCAGAGGAACTCCGAAAGTCCCGCTACAACGATCCTCCATCTAACCGGAGCCCAGGGGAACTCCGAAAGTCCCGCTACAACGATCCTCCTTCTTACGCCTTCGGTGGAATTCCGGATCAACAACCAAGCCCCAGGGAGCAATACAATGATATTCAGAGCTGGCTGCCTTACGGTCAGTCCCCTAAACCCTCTCGGTCCCGAGAAGATTATCCTCTCCCTAATCCGCCCCCACACCGCGAGGCCAGCGGTCGATACACGGGTGTGATAAGGCGATAG